The DNA window GGATCATCCAAACATAGTTGCTGTAAAAGATTTCGGCATCATTGAAGACATGACTCCTTTTCTGGTCATGGAACTTATAGAAGGTGAAACCTTGAGCGCACGCTTAAAGCGCTCCGGTCGTTTGACTTTAGAAGAGGCAATACCAATCTTTGTGCAGACGTGTTTTGGATTAGGATACGCTCATGACCAGGGTATAGTGCATCGCGATATCAAACCGAGCAATATTATGGTTATTGATGGTATTGAATCTGGTGCGGAAGGAAGTATCAAAATCTTGGATTTTGGTATAGCAAAGTTCAGCCAGCATGACTGTGGAGAAATACAATCACTGACTAAGACAGGTGAAGTTTTTGGCAGTCCGTTTTACATGAGCCCCGAGCAGTGTGTCGGCGAGCGTGTGGATCATCGGGCCGACGTTTATTCGCTGGGCTGCGTTCTTTTCGAGGCGCTGACAGGCACTCCGCCCTGTGTTGGTGAGAGCGCTTTATCAACAATGATGCAACATCAGATCGGCAAAGTACCCACGCTAAAAGAAGCATCAATGGGACTGGAGTTTCCACCTGAGTTGGAAAAGATAGTTGCCAAAATGTTAGATAAGTCGCCAGATAAGCGCTATCAGAAATTGGGATTGGTTGCGCACCACCTGGCTGCACTTAGAAAGGGCGGTTCTGAGACTGCGACATTTGTAGTTGACTCGCCTGAAGGAGCCAAGCAAAAGAAGGATGACCGCACCAGGAAGCCTGTCGTGCGAGCGGCAGATGTGGAACCGGCGGCGGCAAAATCAGAATCAGAATCAGGACCTGTAAAAGCGGCACCGAAAGTGGTGTCATTTACGATGCCGAAGTTTGTAGGACTTGTCATTTTGATTTTGCTTGGTTCTTCCTTGATAGCTGGTTTGGTTGGTTATAGCATTGGCCGTCAGCAGTCATTGCAGGAGAGCAAATCGTCAGATTCGGCTTCGGCTGGAAATCATTTAGAATCCAAACCTTTGCGGTTAGCAACAGCTGACTTGAGTCGAAAAGCAGACCGTGCAAAATCGGAGAATAATAATTCGACTCCGCATTTCTCGCATTCTAAGCTCCCCGTGATTGCCCCTGTCGCTCCTGCGCCGATTCTGTCTAAGCCTAGAGTGAACACCGTGTTTTCCTTCCCGAAGGATATAAGCATAGGTATTCTCAAGGTTGATGATCAACCTCCTAAACCAATTGTGGGTCAGAGGGTTGTTGGAAAGCATAGTAAACTTACTTTCTTTACGCGTCATGCTTCCAAACATCTTCCGAAGCTGTTAGATACGTTCCGCGACGATGACTTGAATGGACTTGAAGTTGTTTTCAGCCATCCCGAAGATATTCTCAGTAGAGTGAAGAATTGGAAACGTCTCGAAGATCTGAGTTTTTTCGATCCGCTGATTAAGGCAATGCCTCGATGTGAATCCCACGAGGAAACGCCTGTTACCGATGAATTGTTGCCGCAGATTGATAATTTGAAGACGCTGACAACTCTGGGTTTGTGTGGACCATCGATTACTGGTGGGGCTGTTGCCCACATGTCTCTGTTGCGAAGTTTGCACACTTTGAAAATTAAAGACATTAAGGACCCCGAGTCATTGCTCATGGAACTGCCGCGGCACCCAAACATCGAAGAGGTCTGGTTGATCAATCAGGACACTAATAATCATCACTTAGAACTGCTTGCCGAGATGCCTAATCTGAAGACTCTGACGATCAGGCGCAGTGAGCTAACAGCTGATTCTTTGCCGATATTTTTGAAAATGAAAAAGCTGAAGAGTTTAACTATCGACAGAAATAATTGGAGTGAACAGGACAAAGCGAAATTTAAGACTGCTATTCCTGGATGCAAGTTTGAACCCGTTGTAGACGTTCAATACTGGTTTATCTTGCCTGATGCTCCAATTCAAAATCTCACGCCTGTTCAGACCAAAACCGGTGCTGAGATAGCGAAGACTATTGCTGAACAGAAGAAGGCTCAAGCGCAACTAAATGCGGCGCAACTGGCGGCATTGAAGAATTCGAAAAACTCGCTCGATCTGGATGATTCTAAAAATGAGTTTCAGCTTGTCGATAAAGTGTTTCGCAACAGGAATAGTTCAATTGACATTTTGTCTGTTGTGGTTCGCCCGGATGTTCTTGAAGAACTTGGTGCGACTCACAAAGAGATTTCAATGATCTTGAAGTTCCCGTTTAATCTTGTCAGCCCCCACGAAAAAACTTTCATAGACCGGCTCAAGCCCTATCTCGAGAAGCCGACCATATGGTCTCATCCCTGAGGGACGCGGAGGGACTCAATGTGCGTTGCGCGGAGGGATTCAATGTGCGGAGTCGTGCGGATTCAGTGGCAGGGTTCGACTACTTTTCCTGCTCATTAACGTCGGGCGGTAAGTTTTTTGCCAGCGCTGCCAGGCGATATTGGCTCATATCAGCCAGGCTCCTGACTCTTTTGGAGACTTCTTCTTCGCTGGTGTAGAGTCCAAACTCATCAGTTTCAACATTCTGCTCGTTCGGATTATTAGACTGCGCGTGCATCTCTTTCAGGTGGTCCGGCGTTTCTAGTGCCTTTAAACGCGAATGCGTCATCTTCGCGCTATCTATTCTGCCGCGTAAAGGCACTGATTTTGACTTGAAAGGGCTGAGCAAGACCTGGAAACAGGCAGTGATGTTGTCGAAAAAACTTCTGGGCATGAGTAACGGTTCCCTCGCTTCAAGCAGCCGCCAACCTATCCATACTACCATCGCTCATTTGAGCTATTCGCGCAAGTGATTCGGAATTGTGTAAGTAGGGCAAGTTTTGGGCACAAAAGTTTGCGATTACCTTGTTTTCTCCAGACAGTTTGGTTTGGCACTGTATTTGATACCACAATCGAGGTAAGTATTGGTGCACTTGTGACATCAGTAAGACGTTTATGCAACAATACGGCTTAGTGTCGTCCTGGTCAAAATGCGAAAGCTAACCCTTACACTCGTCTCGTTATGTCTGTTGCTGTCGCCGCAGATTTGTTTTGCCGATAGCGTAATCTGGGCGAAGGAGAAAAGCAACGGACAAAGCGCCTTCGATGCTAAGAATTACGGTCAAGCGCTTCGAGTATTTGAATCGGCGCGAAAGCGGATGGAGTCGAGTCCTGGCAGTGATAAGTCAGACCTCGCTGCTTGTTGGCTCTGGATTGGTTTTATCTATTCAGCCCAAAATCAGTACGCAAAAGCTGAAGCCGCTGATAAACGAGCTCTGGCGACTTGTGAGAAGTCAGCGGGGGCTGACGGGCTTGAGGTCGTGCCCTTCTTGAATAACCTGGCTGCTCTGTACAGCGAGACGGAGCGGTACTCCGAAGCCGAGCCGCTCTACAGAAGGGCTCTAGCTATACGCGAAAAGCAGCTCGGATCCAACAACCATGATGTAGCGACTTCTTTGAATAATCTGGCTCTCCTCTACAACAATCTGGGGCGTTATCGTGATGCCGAGTCTCTGTATAAACGCTGCTTAGTTATCGAACAGACTCGTTCGTGGAGCAATTCCTATTTAGTGCTGTTAAACAATCTGGCTGAGCTCTATCGCGATCAGGGTCGGTATTCAGAGGCAGAGCCGCTTTACAAAAAGTCCATTGCTCTGCAAGAAAAGTCGGTTGGTTCTGAGCACATTTCACTTGCTACACCCATTAACAATCTGGGTTTGCTTTACCGCTATCAGGGGCGATACTCAGACGCCGAATCTCTCTATAAGAGAGCTATCGTTATTTATGAAAAGGCAGGCGATGCGTTCGAACCAGACCTTGCCAGAGCCTTAAGTAATCTGGCTGGTCTTTACGATGAGCAGGGGCGGTACACTGAAGCCGAGCCTATTTACAAGAGGGCGGCGACGATAAGCGAGAAGGTGCTCGGTCCTGAAAGCCCTGATTATGCGACTGTTTTAGTTAATATCGCTTTGCTCTATGAGTCCGAAGGACGTTACTCCGAAGCCGAACCTCTCTATAAAAGAGCCTTGTCAATTTTAGAGAAGGCGCTTGGTCCGGACCATCCTCGTGTTGCTACGGCATTAAATAACCTGGCTGGTTTCTACAACGACCAGGGACGTTACGCAGAAGCTGAACCTCTCTTCAAAAGAGCTCTTGCAATACGTGAGAAAAAGCTTGATGCGGACCATCCGTCAATGGCAAAATCCTTAAGCAGTCTTGCTGCACTTTATAATCGCCAGGGACGTTTTCCTGAAGCTGAGGTACTGTACAAAAGGTCTCTGGCGATCAGTGAAAAGGCGCTTGGTCTGAATCACTCTGAGGTCGCCCAATGCCTGGATACTCTGGCGACGTTTTATGAGAGCCAGGGGCGATATGCCGAGGCCGAACCCCTGTATTTGAGAGCGGTTGCTATTTATGAGAAGAAGCTCGATGCCGACCATCCGTTATGCACTGGTAGTCTGAAAAATCTAGCCAGGTTGTATGAAGATGAGGAGCGTTATGCCGAAGCTGGACTTCTATTTAGTCGAGCGCTCGCTTTGGAGGCGAAGCGTCTGGGAGCGCGAAGGGTCATTGATCCATTCGTCGTAGCGGCGGCACAGAGACGTTTTGACATGGTGGCGCCACTCGAGACTCTTGCAAAATTTGGAAGCGGAAAAGCTCTCGAAAGAAGTGAAAAGTCAGTCGCTCCAGTCTCGCAGATCAGCGACAGTGCAGAGCAGAGTTTCGCTAGAGAAATTGAATGTTTGAAACTACTGCAAGCCGATTCGCATGCAGATGTGCTC is part of the Candidatus Melainabacteria bacterium genome and encodes:
- a CDS encoding serine/threonine protein kinase, whose protein sequence is MPDSIPDIVSTPEDTNADNRREDFRPGDVLDGRYRVESVLGSGGMGVVYRVTQMFVDKEFALKTLIKDQISEVKLRRFQQEARAVFALDHPNIVAVKDFGIIEDMTPFLVMELIEGETLSARLKRSGRLTLEEAIPIFVQTCFGLGYAHDQGIVHRDIKPSNIMVIDGIESGAEGSIKILDFGIAKFSQHDCGEIQSLTKTGEVFGSPFYMSPEQCVGERVDHRADVYSLGCVLFEALTGTPPCVGESALSTMMQHQIGKVPTLKEASMGLEFPPELEKIVAKMLDKSPDKRYQKLGLVAHHLAALRKGGSETATFVVDSPEGAKQKKDDRTRKPVVRAADVEPAAAKSESESGPVKAAPKVVSFTMPKFVGLVILILLGSSLIAGLVGYSIGRQQSLQESKSSDSASAGNHLESKPLRLATADLSRKADRAKSENNNSTPHFSHSKLPVIAPVAPAPILSKPRVNTVFSFPKDISIGILKVDDQPPKPIVGQRVVGKHSKLTFFTRHASKHLPKLLDTFRDDDLNGLEVVFSHPEDILSRVKNWKRLEDLSFFDPLIKAMPRCESHEETPVTDELLPQIDNLKTLTTLGLCGPSITGGAVAHMSLLRSLHTLKIKDIKDPESLLMELPRHPNIEEVWLINQDTNNHHLELLAEMPNLKTLTIRRSELTADSLPIFLKMKKLKSLTIDRNNWSEQDKAKFKTAIPGCKFEPVVDVQYWFILPDAPIQNLTPVQTKTGAEIAKTIAEQKKAQAQLNAAQLAALKNSKNSLDLDDSKNEFQLVDKVFRNRNSSIDILSVVVRPDVLEELGATHKEISMILKFPFNLVSPHEKTFIDRLKPYLEKPTIWSHP